The genomic stretch GCCGCCTGGATCGGGGCAATTGCACTACTCTTTTTCGGAGTCGCTTACCTCCTTGGAAAAAACCCGAACGTCAGCCCTTATTTTGGAAAGGCAGTAAGCCGCTTTCTCTCTCCCTTACTTAAAAATTCGAATGCAAACGATTCGAGTGTTCGAAATATAACTTTCTTAGGATTCGGATTCGGACTATTTACGGGACTTCTTCCTTGCGGAATTTTATATCCTGTTTTTATAATATCTTATGCAAGCGGCTCCCCTTTAGTGGGAGCGATGATCATGGCGGGATTCTTCTTAGGAACCTTCCCTGCGTTATTCTTAGTGGGAATGGGATTTAGGTCTTTCGCCTCCAAGCTTCAGCCGAATCGAATGAAGATTGTGGGAGCATTTATACTTCTACTCTCTTTGTTTATGATCTTCCAAAGATTCCATCACCAACACTCAGCCGAGCACGGAGATAATCCTTCCTCGATGCACGAGCATCACCATTGATCGATTAAAGTAATTCCAATTCTGGAAATTCTATCTTTCTTGAGTTCGGGGATTCAAACCAGCGCAGGACTACATCAGTTACCTGAGACCATTTCCCTCTGTCTTCAAAATGACTGGGAGA from Leptospira semungkisensis encodes the following:
- a CDS encoding sulfite exporter TauE/SafE family protein; protein product: MELFLSLALASFLNGLTGSIHCAAMCGPLAGSLGLKFANSGKKKNRILQLSYNSGRFFSYTTIGLLLGFLGEVTNLSLSKLLPMQEFAAWIGAIALLFFGVAYLLGKNPNVSPYFGKAVSRFLSPLLKNSNANDSSVRNITFLGFGFGLFTGLLPCGILYPVFIISYASGSPLVGAMIMAGFFLGTFPALFLVGMGFRSFASKLQPNRMKIVGAFILLLSLFMIFQRFHHQHSAEHGDNPSSMHEHHH